The Bacteroidota bacterium DNA segment CAGGCATATTGAATACGATCAAAAGAATGCATTGTATGCACATTATCAGAAACTCACTCCTGCATTTTATAAAATAAATAACACGGGAGATTTAATGAGTAGAGTTGCAGAAGATGTAGGTAGAGTGCGCCAATATGCCGGACCTGCCATTATGTATTTTTTGAATTTGTTAGTATTATTTACTCTAGTTATCTGGGCAATGATTGATGTGAGTCCGATATTAACAATGTATGTGCTGATTCCATTGCCAATATTATCCATTTCAATTTATTATGTAAATAATATGATTGAAAAAAGAAGTGAATTGATACAAGCGCAATTATCGCATCTCACAAGTATTGCGCAGGAAACATTTTCAGGAATCCGGGTTATAAAAGCCTACGCACAAGAAAGTAATCAGGTAAATTATTTTGAAGAGCACAGTGAAATTTATAAAACTAGATCACTTGATCTTGCCCGCATTGATGCCATGTTTCAACCATTAATGGTTTTGCTGATTGGCCTGAGCACACTCATTACAATTTTTATTGGCGGTTGGCAAGTGATGCAGGGAACAATTACAACAGGCAATGTAGCTGAGTTTGTAATTTATGTAAATATGCTCACCTGGCCTGTTACTTCACTCGGTTGGGTAGTTTCTATTATTCAACGAGCTGCAGTTTCTCAAAGACGCATTAATGAATTTATGCATACCGAACCGGCAATACAAGAAGGTACAACAACAGATTATAAAGTGCAGGGGAAAGTGGAATTTAGAAATGTGTCATTCACCTATCCGGATACGGGTATAGAAGCATTGAAAGAAATTTCTTTTACAATAGAAGCCGGACAAAAAGTGGCAATCATTGGCAGAACGGGTGCAGGAAAAACTACCATTGCCGATTTAATATTGCGACTTTATAAACCTACCTCCGGACAAATTCTTATTGATGATATTCCAACTGAAGATTATGGCTTATCTAATTTGCGAGAAAACATTAGCTATGTGCCGCAAGATGTATTTCTATTTGGCGATTCTATTCGCAATAATATCACCTTTGGTTTGGAAGATATTCCCTTGGAAACCATTCGTCAATTTGCAAAATTTGCTTCTATTGATAATGAAATTTCTGAGTTTCCAAAAGGTTATGAAACCCTTATTGGTGAAAGAGGTGTAACATTATCCGGAGGACAAAAGCAACGCATTTCAATTGCAAGATCATTCATAATAAATGCACCTGTTATTATTTTAGATGATTGTCTTTCCGCTGTAGATGCCAATACAGAAAAAACAATTTTGGAAAATATGCATCAATTCATAAAATCTAAAACTGCAATTATTATAACGCATCGTGTTTCATCATTAATGGATTATGACAAGATAATTGTATTAGATGATCATCGCATAAAAGAAGCGGGAACACATGCTGAATTGGTGAAAAGAAAAGGTATTTATTACGACATATTGGAAAGCCAAAAATCAGAAGATAAGGAATAAATATTTTGTAATTTTTAAAATATTATTATATTTCGGAAGAATTTATCATAAACCCAATAAAAAAAATCACTGTGGATCAAGAAAACAGAAACCAAAATGATAGTGTATTTTCAAGAAAAATACGGGCTGGAAGAAGAAGAACTTATTTTTTTGATGTGAAGACTACAAAGGCCAATGATTATTATTTAACCATTACTGAAAGCAAGAAAAGGATGGATAATAATGGTTACGAAAGGCATAAAGTATTTATTTATAAAGAAGACTTCAATAAATTTTTGGCAGAGATGACGGAGTCCGTTAATTATATTAAATCGCAAATGCCTGATTTTGATTTCGACTCATTCAGTCATGTATATGATCAGGATGATAACCATTCGGATTATCATGAAAAAGAAAATCATTCAACAGAAAATACTACTACTGATGAAATGAAAGAAATCCCTGAACCGGAATCGAAACAAGAGGATACTATTAAGGATAATACTCCACCGGAGAACACGGAAATTGATAATCATGAAGATTTGAAATGGTGATAGCAAGTTTTTTCCGCTCTGCTTTATATTTCTCCTAAAATTTCAATATCAGTATCTGTTCCGAAAACAACACAGTAATTTGGTTTCACCATGTAATGTAGATTGTATTGAGCAACCATACCATGTTTCAATAGCAAGCCTTTCATAAATCCGGAATTGGAAATTTTAAAAGGTTTAATAAACATATCTTCTTTAAAATCCAGTTTACGTTTTCCATAGATTTTATACACCACTTCTTTGGCGCTCCAGTATAACATCAACTCCAATTTTAAATCACTATGGATTAACTGATTATTTTCTTCTTGAGATAAAAATTTATTCCGCAGAATACTAATATCTCTTGATGGGTCTTCAATATCAATTCCCACTTCAAAATCTTTGGATACTATAACCGCCGCATAATTATCAGTATGTGATAAACTTATTTTCACATCATAATTACCTAGATATGGCTTACCCTGCGTATCAAATAATAATTCAACAAAGGCATCTGTGCCCAATACTAACTTCAACAAATGTCTGCTTGCCAACCATGCTAATCTCCGTTTAGGGCTGCGGATAGATTCAAAATATTTTTTTTCCCAATCACCAAATTGCAACTTGGGAATAAAGTAGTCCTCCTGCTCGATAATATGCCACACTGCATAAGTAAACCCTTTGAATGATTCATTCCTGTAAATTTCAGGCATAGTGTAAATTATTATTCAAAAATGGCATTTCGCTAAATTTTAATTTGAATCTCTAATGGAATCAGTTTAAATTCACATCACCAATTGTTACAAAACCTAAAGTTATGATAAGATTATTCCGTTTCGTTCGCCCACAAGAAGATTTTGTGGTTATAAAAGTACCTTCAGAAATAAAAGGGAAATTAGTAGAAATCATAATTACAGAAAAGGCTCCAGACAATGATACTGTTATAAACGCAGAGGACACTCTAATGATGGAGACTAAAGAAGATGAATTAAAAGTAATGGACAAAATCCGCAACCAGATTAATTTCTGGGATATGTAATTACTTAAACATTTCGTCGTAAACAACCTGCATTTTCATTGCTCTGTTTTCAAAATAAGTATTCCAGTCAGTTAAAGTCCAGTCAGGCATAATATCGCTGTTCAAATAAAGAATCATCGTATTATCCGCTTGCATAACTTTATAGTTAACTACATTTTCAGAAAACATATCAAAAAACCTTTCCGCATCAGAAGCAGTTTTAAAAGGCAGTTCTGAAATATCTACAATATAAGAATCACTCAACTGCATATCCGCAGGTAAATGAATAACAAAATCTTTTCCGATGTTTGCTTTTACCGGCTCAGATACAGTTGCTTTTGATATACTTACCATACTGATTGTGAAAATTACTATTGCTAAAATCTTTTTCATACGTTTTTAAATTATACCGCTAAAATAATATAATAATTCTACAACTATAGAGCGTATACTTCCACATCACTCAGCAATAATTTACTGATTGCAAATTCACCTTCACCTCTCGCAAGAATTTTATTATCCTGTGAACGCAGAACTGAAGTTGCTTTAATATTTCCTTGTGCATTCATTTTCGCCACTCCTTCTGCTGTAATTAAACCACCTGTTACCGGACGAATAAATTTTACCTGAAAGGTTTTAGTTAATATAAATTGAACGTCGTTTAAACTGGCGGCTGCAAAATATGCTGCATCATCCAACATTTTAAAATAGGCTGCACCATGTAAACTTTTTCCTGCATGAAAAAAATGGCTGTCCACATTCCAGGTAATCATACATTTATTTGGCGCTATTTCAATACTGCTGTTTTTGAACAATTGAGTTACGGGTGCTTTCAGAAACATTTGTTCTAACCTTCTGTAATGAATGTCTTCGATTGCAATCAATTTTTAATAAATGTTTTTGTTATAATTTCCTTTGAATTGCGCACCTGTAGAATATATAACCCGGATGATAAATCTTGAATATTCACAAGTGTATTTTCACCAATCATGGTATTTGAATACACTAATTGCCCTTCCATATTATACACTAAAATTTCACTCGTTGTATTTAATGGATAATATATTTGAACAACATCTCCGGCAGGATTTGGATATATTTTAAGTGGATGTAATTCTATGTTTGCAGAAACAGAAACATCAGGATCGTGTTCAAAAATTTGAATGCCTCCACGCACATTTCCCACTATAAATTCTAATGCCTCATCACCAAAAATATTATATCCAAATATTGACGAACGGAATCCCGGAACATATCCAAGAAAGAGTGTATCCCGTTGATGAAATTCGCCGGCAAGACTTTCTTCTATCTCATCATACAAGTGAATAAATCCATAAAAAGAACCCACTGCCAATTGCATTAAACCTTCACTATTTCTAAACATAAAAGGCGCACTATATCCTTCGAAACTGCCGGGCTTTCTCACATCTACCCCACCCCAATTTTCACTTATTAATGTAAATGCCGGTGCAGAAGTTGTCCCCGTATTTTGATAATAACTTAAAATACCTGATGACTTTCCTGAAATTAAATCCAATAATCCATCACCATTCACATCAAACAAACAGGGAACAGAATAACCTCCTACATCAATTGATTGATAATTAAATACAGGTGAATTAAAAGTGGCAGTATTGCCAGCACCCGCAGAATTTTCCAATAAAATAAAAGTGCCATCGTACAATCCCAATAATAAATCTATATCGCCATCGCCATCTATATCAGCGGGAAAGGGAGCTAAATCACTTAACAAATATTCATCCATTGCTGCATAATCATTCGAATAAAATTCATATTTCGGAAGAGCTGCCGTTCCAATATTTTTATACAACCACAAGCCATACTTTTTAATATTATCCGGACCGAAAGTATTCGAGACTCCAATTAAAATATCCTGCAAGCCATCCGCATTAAAATCAAAAAAACAGGTCGTGAATTTGCACCGGCATCCACCACATGTTCGCTTAATAATGTATTGGTTTGATATTCAAATTTAAAGGTATCTGCAGTGCTGATATTTTTATAATACCAGATATTTTCTGTATTCCAACTATTATTAAAATCATTGGGAGCTATCAGTAAATCTTTTTTTGAATCGTTATTAAAATCAATTAAATAAGAAGCGGGAAATGTATGCAGCTTTACCGGAAAATCATAAGCAGGAAATAGTGTATCCTTCCAGATTATAGTTGCAAAATCTGCACCGCCACCATTTTCATAATACACAATATTATCGCAGGAGACATCACCTAAAATCAAATCTTTATCCCCATCATTATCCTGATCATAAACAAGTATCGTAGAGCCAACATGTATTCTTGAATTTTCAATTTCTTCCTCAAAACCACCAATACAACTCACTCCTAATTCAGCACCGGAACAAACAGCTCCTTCATTAATCTGCCCCCAACAATAATCCTCAATAATATAAATCAGACTATCGCAACCATAACCCATTTCAGCACTTTTATTTTTATAATACCGGAGGAATGTTCCCGATACTGCGAATGCAAGTACATCCATATCGCCATCATTATCTATATCATCAAATGCCATAATATCCGTACGTGCAGTATAAATAGGAATTACTATAGTTGAAGTATAAGTAAGTTTTTGTTTATAGAGATTAAAAACTATTCTGCCATCTTCAATTTCCCCTTTATATAAAATAGTACCACCGTTTTTATAGGCTAAGAAATCAGGTACATCATCGCAATTAAAATCATGTAACACTGCCCAATCTTCTACTGCAGGAAAATTTTTTTCGTACTCAGGAGCATATTTAAATTCAGGTTCTGCAAGGCTTCCGGTATTAATAAAAACAAGATGCTTATACGAACTGCCATCATATACATATAAATCATTTTTACCATCCTGATTCATATCTATTTCAGAAAATTGAGGAGTATTTAATCCACCACAAAAAGGCAATTGCATTGTACCTTCTTCATTGTTAAAAACAATATCATCCTTTAAAATATATTGTCCGAATATATTACATGAAAACAATACAAATAAAATTAAAACACTACGCATTATAACTTGAATATTTTATGCACTTGTCTGTTGCCGTTATTTAATTGTATGTAAAGAAGATAAATTCCTGAAGTAACATTTTCGAGATTTAATTCTACTCTTGAACTATTCATATTTTGTTTCTGAATTATTGTACCCGAAACAGAAATCAAAGTAATCGCTGTTATATTATTTGTAGCTGCAATAAATAAAATATTTTTTGTTGGATTCGGATAAATAAGTATTTGTTCTGACGATAAATTTTCAATAGCGTCCACCGTAGATTCCTCACTATATAAAGATAAACCTCCTCTGTAATTCCCTGTAAGTAGTTCAGGAATATTATCATTATTTATATCCTGAAAAACTGCATCCGTATATTCACCATCATCAATGTTTGAAAAACTATTTGTGAGAAGAGTAAATGATCCACTCCAATCTTCTGTAGGTTGATAATAGAATATTGTTCCTGATTCGCTACCCACCATTAACTTCCAAACATCATCACTGTCTTTATACAAATAGGGTGTGCTGTGGCCGGTAAGCAACCCCGGATTGCGCACATCCACATCACCCCAAAATTCACTTACTAAATTATAATCCGGCGCTTCTATAGTGCCGATGTTTTCATAATAATTTAAATTGCCATTTTGCTCGCCGATAATTAAATCCGGTAAGCCGTCATTTGAAATATCAATAACACAAGGTGAGGATGCAATACCCACATCAATACCTTTGTAAAATGCGGATTGTAAAATAAAATTAGCACTACTTCCAGAGGCTGCTGTATTTCTAAAATAATGTAATGATCCTGTTTGCTCACCAATAATCATATCTGTACTTCCATCATTATCCATGTCGTAAAAAGCAGGATTGATATTAATAAAATTATAGGAAGCTAAGCCTGCATAATCTCTGGTAATTAATTTAAATTCCGGTGTATCTATTGTTCCTGTATTTTCATATAATGCAAGTGAAGAAGAAAAATCACCAGACTGAAAATAACCGTAATTACCAATAATAATATCAAGCAATCCATCTTGATTATAATCAAAGAAAGCAGGGTGTGCACCTTCACCTACATCAATCATATCACTCACTAAAAAAGAATCCATTTGATAGGTAAATAAATAAGAATCATCTGCTGAATTATTTTTATAATACCAGACATTTTTAAAGTTTTCTGAAAATCCTTTTTTATTTGGTGCTACAATTAAATCCCTCTTGTTATCATTATTTATATCTAATAAAAATGGCGCTGGAAATGTAGGCAGATTCACCGGTAAATTATAAGTTGGAAATGCGGTATCTTGTTCCATAATATATGCAGAAATTAAATCTCCACCATTTGTTAATGCATTTAAATTATTAAAAGAAAGATCTCCTAATATGATATCAATATCATTATCTAAATCTGCATCATACGCTAAGAAAGTAGAGCCTGCATGTAAACCGGAACGTTCAGCTTCAAATCCTGAACAAAGTGTATCCAATGTTACTGCTTTATTAATTCCACTTTCATAAAAATTACCCCAGCAAGAAGTAACTAATTCCAAACTAAAAGTACCGCAAGGTTCTCCTTTTTCAATTTGCATATTCTCAAAATAATCTACAAATCCACCTGCAGGTCTGAAGTTTAAAATATCCGGATCGCCATCCATATTCACATCTACAATTGCGGGAATATCAATTACGCCAACAAATATTTCAAAATTGAATCCGGCAGATGTATATTCCAATTTATCTATTTGTTCCGCATAATAAAAAGTGGAAGCTGATAGCTGCGAATAAAATATTTTAATACCATTATCATAGGATGTAAATAAATCTTCAACACCATCGCAATTCACATCTAATAACACCACAAAATTTTGCATTGCCGGAAATAATCCTTCAAAGACAGGTGCATACTCGTAATCAATTTGACCCGGAGTTCCATTATTAATAAAAGTAAGTACTTTACCCCCGGTGCGATCAAATACAAATAAATCTTTGATACCATCTATATTTAAATCAATCTCCCAAAATTGCGGATTGTTTAATCCACCTGCAAAAGGAAATAAAGAATACTCTGCATTATTTTTTACCTGAGTAAATGGATCGTGCACATAGTTTTGAGAATATGCAAAACAAGAAACACTGCAAGCGATAAATAAAAAGAATTTGTGTAGCATCGTTGTAAATTTACTAAACCCAACAAGCGTTATTAGGAAAAGAAAATGTTTATGGCTTAAATATGATATCCGTTAAAATGGATATCCAATTGCAAAGTTGAAAACGGGTTTTTTCTCCGGAAGAATTACACCCTCTTTAGCAAACGCCTGTCCTTGCGGACCATCAATACCGGGATCATACAATGGATAAGCCCAATCAAACCGAAAAATAAAATAATTAAGATCAACTCTTAAACCGGCGCCAGGTCCTACAGCCATTTGATTTAAAAATGTGCTGAAATTAAATTTTGAACCCGGGCGGAATTCATCTTCATTAATTGTCCAGATATTTCCTACATCACAAAATAATGCACCCTGCAAAACAGCAATAATTTTAAATCGGTATTCCAAACTCATCACAATTTTAATATCCGCAGTTTGATCTTCTAATTTCGGAGTGGCAACATTATCCACTATATCATAAGGGAAATATGCCCCTGGTCCCATTTTTCGAATTGGGAATGCACGAATATCATAAGGGCCGCCCACATAAAATTGTTTTACATAGGGATTTACCACGGAGTTCCAATATGGAACAGCAATACCAAAATCAGCACGAGCTGCTAATTTATTATTTTCATTAATTCTGTAAAGCGGACGATAATCCAAAGCTAATTTTACATAATTAGAAAATGGTAAGCCAGCAATTTTATATGGTGGAATAGGTGTACTATTAGGTCCAAAGAAAGTGGTTTCCTGATCGAACATTGCATTACCTAAAAAGAATAGTGTACCTGCCAATTCAAATGTTCCTCTGAAATATTCTGTTAATTTTTGATTGCCAATTTGAAACTCATTATAGATGTAAGTAATATTCGGTGCCATGATTAATTGCTCCTCATAACTTTGTTTCAAAAGAAAATTCGCATCTAAAATGGAATCAAATTCAGGTGTTCGATAAGGCACTCGAACAAAGTTGATATCCACAGGAAAAATGAGTAACTGTTTTTCTTTTGTGCCCTCAAAACGTTCGCTGCCATAACGGAAAGAGGTATTTAATCCGGTATATAAATCACGGCGATCCAGATATCCAAATTTTAAGGAAGTGATTGTTTTGGGATAATATGCTTTGGGTGTATAAATATTAAACGGCCAGAAAAAACGAGGTAATACTAAACTGATATCTGCATTGAACTCCGTAGTATTCAATGATATTATACCATTTGTAAATTCAGTTTCTATACCTGAATAGATATTAAACCTTAACAGATCAATTCTTTTAAAAGTATTTTTCTGCGTAAGCGTTAACCCTAGATATGTTCCCAATAAATAATCTGAAGTAGTGCTTGTATTTAATTCAACAAATACTTCACGACGTTTTAATGGATCTAATTTCAAAATCATATCCAGATATCGGAAGTTACTATCCTGCCCCACTTCTAACGGAGTAATTGTAGCAAACTTAAATACACCGAGATTCGCAAATGATCCAATGGTTTGTCTGACTGCAGTAACGGAATAATAATCCGTTTCATAAATAAAAATATTATTTACAATGCTCTTATTGGTGTAATATTTCTTTGAACCAATGATAGAATATTCTGTACGCACTTCTTTTTTCCGTGATCTGTCTTCATAAAGAATTGTATCTACAGCAACATCAGTGTTAAAGTCATTTTGTGCGTTGGGATAAATAAATACATCTCGGATTTTATATCGCCAATGCCTTGTTTCACCCGGCGGATTTGCGATATTGATATAGATATCAAATGAATCAACTCCCGAAGAAGTATCTACCTGAAAGGTTACATAGTCGGGTATGAATTGATAATACCCATTGGAAGTTACATAATCACTAATTCGTGTGCGTTCAAATTTTAAAAAATCCACATCAAAACGATTGCCCGTTGCCAATTGACTTTCTACAGGTATAGAGCTTACAATTCTGTTTAATTCACTTTCAGGAATTACATAAGTAATCTTGCGCATTCTATTTAATGTATTCAGCGTTACAAAATAATTTACAACACCTCTGCGATTTTTTGTTTTATATTCAATTGTATAAGTTATTTCACTATCAAAATATCCTCTGTTAAATAAATAATTTTCGAATCTTAAAACTGTTTCTTCAATTAAAGTACTATCAATTAAATTTGGAGGTTCACCTAATTTAGTAGTCAATGTTTTTCGCAGTTGGCTACTGTCGCTAAATATTCCTATATCAGCAGCGATCTCATCTAAATGGAAGAATAAAAATTTTCTGTCATCTACATAACTCAGCACAGAGTCAAAACCTGCTGTTCCAATATTATAAAACCATAATTTGGAAGAATACATGCCTAATGTTTTTTTATTCGGCTTCAGCTTACTTAAATTTTCAAGATCAGAAGAAAGTGTTGTTAATGGCGGATCAAGATTTTCTGGATCATTAAATTCAGCAACAGATTCTTTATATAGATATTGACCATCTTTTAGATAGATCGTATTGTTGCAACTGAAACTCATCACTACAATTCCTATCAATATAATTTGAAGGATGTAATTTTGTATGCTATGTTGAGTGATGCGCAATTAAAAAAAATTCAAAGTCTGAAACTTAAAAAATATCGTCAAAAGTATAGCGAATTTTTAATTGAAGGGCATAAGTTAGTGTTAGAAGCTTTACACCTAAAAACAGGTTTACAACATGTAGTTGCAACAAGGGATTGGATAACAAACCATAGCTCTCTTTTTTCTGCGGATATTTCATTGATAGAAGCACTTCCGCACCAAATTAAAAAAATATCTTCATTGAGTACAGCACCGGAAGTGATTGCGGTAATAAAAATCCCGCAACTGCTGGTGGAAATTGAAAAGAATACAGGTTGGATATTAGCACTTGATAATATTAACGACCCTGGAAATCTCGGAACTATAATTCGCACTGCAGAATGGTTTGGCATAACTA contains these protein-coding regions:
- a CDS encoding ABC transporter ATP-binding protein, translating into MKHLRSLNKYFIKYKWHFLLGVLFVTLSNIFSVLSPQVIRNAIDLVVENIKLYESFEGFTLQEAIGKLLSSGLIVFAVVYIALSLLKGLFMFLMRQTLIIMSRHIEYDQKNALYAHYQKLTPAFYKINNTGDLMSRVAEDVGRVRQYAGPAIMYFLNLLVLFTLVIWAMIDVSPILTMYVLIPLPILSISIYYVNNMIEKRSELIQAQLSHLTSIAQETFSGIRVIKAYAQESNQVNYFEEHSEIYKTRSLDLARIDAMFQPLMVLLIGLSTLITIFIGGWQVMQGTITTGNVAEFVIYVNMLTWPVTSLGWVVSIIQRAAVSQRRINEFMHTEPAIQEGTTTDYKVQGKVEFRNVSFTYPDTGIEALKEISFTIEAGQKVAIIGRTGAGKTTIADLILRLYKPTSGQILIDDIPTEDYGLSNLRENISYVPQDVFLFGDSIRNNITFGLEDIPLETIRQFAKFASIDNEISEFPKGYETLIGERGVTLSGGQKQRISIARSFIINAPVIILDDCLSAVDANTEKTILENMHQFIKSKTAIIITHRVSSLMDYDKIIVLDDHRIKEAGTHAELVKRKGIYYDILESQKSEDKE
- a CDS encoding DUF3276 family protein; translated protein: MTVDQENRNQNDSVFSRKIRAGRRRTYFFDVKTTKANDYYLTITESKKRMDNNGYERHKVFIYKEDFNKFLAEMTESVNYIKSQMPDFDFDSFSHVYDQDDNHSDYHEKENHSTENTTTDEMKEIPEPESKQEDTIKDNTPPENTEIDNHEDLKW
- a CDS encoding 4'-phosphopantetheinyl transferase superfamily protein, whose amino-acid sequence is MPEIYRNESFKGFTYAVWHIIEQEDYFIPKLQFGDWEKKYFESIRSPKRRLAWLASRHLLKLVLGTDAFVELLFDTQGKPYLGNYDVKISLSHTDNYAAVIVSKDFEVGIDIEDPSRDISILRNKFLSQEENNQLIHSDLKLELMLYWSAKEVVYKIYGKRKLDFKEDMFIKPFKISNSGFMKGLLLKHGMVAQYNLHYMVKPNYCVVFGTDTDIEILGEI
- a CDS encoding PaaI family thioesterase → MIAIEDIHYRRLEQMFLKAPVTQLFKNSSIEIAPNKCMITWNVDSHFFHAGKSLHGAAYFKMLDDAAYFAAASLNDVQFILTKTFQVKFIRPVTGGLITAEGVAKMNAQGNIKATSVLRSQDNKILARGEGEFAISKLLLSDVEVYAL
- a CDS encoding T9SS type A sorting domain-containing protein, with the protein product MQDILIGVSNTFGPDNIKKYGLWLYKNIGTAALPKYEFYSNDYAAMDEYLLSDLAPFPADIDGDGDIDLLLGLYDGTFILLENSAGAGNTATFNSPVFNYQSIDVGGYSVPCLFDVNGDGLLDLISGKSSGILSYYQNTGTTSAPAFTLISENWGGVDVRKPGSFEGYSAPFMFRNSEGLMQLAVGSFYGFIHLYDEIEESLAGEFHQRDTLFLGYVPGFRSSIFGYNIFGDEALEFIVGNVRGGIQIFEHDPDVSVSANIELHPLKIYPNPAGDVVQIYYPLNTTSEILVYNMEGQLVYSNTMIGENTLVNIQDLSSGLYILQVRNSKEIITKTFIKN
- a CDS encoding T9SS type A sorting domain-containing protein, which encodes MLHKFFLFIACSVSCFAYSQNYVHDPFTQVKNNAEYSLFPFAGGLNNPQFWEIDLNIDGIKDLFVFDRTGGKVLTFINNGTPGQIDYEYAPVFEGLFPAMQNFVVLLDVNCDGVEDLFTSYDNGIKIFYSQLSASTFYYAEQIDKLEYTSAGFNFEIFVGVIDIPAIVDVNMDGDPDILNFRPAGGFVDYFENMQIEKGEPCGTFSLELVTSCWGNFYESGINKAVTLDTLCSGFEAERSGLHAGSTFLAYDADLDNDIDIILGDLSFNNLNALTNGGDLISAYIMEQDTAFPTYNLPVNLPTFPAPFLLDINNDNKRDLIVAPNKKGFSENFKNVWYYKNNSADDSYLFTYQMDSFLVSDMIDVGEGAHPAFFDYNQDGLLDIIIGNYGYFQSGDFSSSLALYENTGTIDTPEFKLITRDYAGLASYNFININPAFYDMDNDGSTDMIIGEQTGSLHYFRNTAASGSSANFILQSAFYKGIDVGIASSPCVIDISNDGLPDLIIGEQNGNLNYYENIGTIEAPDYNLVSEFWGDVDVRNPGLLTGHSTPYLYKDSDDVWKLMVGSESGTIFYYQPTEDWSGSFTLLTNSFSNIDDGEYTDAVFQDINNDNIPELLTGNYRGGLSLYSEESTVDAIENLSSEQILIYPNPTKNILFIAATNNITAITLISVSGTIIQKQNMNSSRVELNLENVTSGIYLLYIQLNNGNRQVHKIFKL
- a CDS encoding BamA/TamA family outer membrane protein, which produces MIGIVVMSFSCNNTIYLKDGQYLYKESVAEFNDPENLDPPLTTLSSDLENLSKLKPNKKTLGMYSSKLWFYNIGTAGFDSVLSYVDDRKFLFFHLDEIAADIGIFSDSSQLRKTLTTKLGEPPNLIDSTLIEETVLRFENYLFNRGYFDSEITYTIEYKTKNRRGVVNYFVTLNTLNRMRKITYVIPESELNRIVSSIPVESQLATGNRFDVDFLKFERTRISDYVTSNGYYQFIPDYVTFQVDTSSGVDSFDIYINIANPPGETRHWRYKIRDVFIYPNAQNDFNTDVAVDTILYEDRSRKKEVRTEYSIIGSKKYYTNKSIVNNIFIYETDYYSVTAVRQTIGSFANLGVFKFATITPLEVGQDSNFRYLDMILKLDPLKRREVFVELNTSTTSDYLLGTYLGLTLTQKNTFKRIDLLRFNIYSGIETEFTNGIISLNTTEFNADISLVLPRFFWPFNIYTPKAYYPKTITSLKFGYLDRRDLYTGLNTSFRYGSERFEGTKEKQLLIFPVDINFVRVPYRTPEFDSILDANFLLKQSYEEQLIMAPNITYIYNEFQIGNQKLTEYFRGTFELAGTLFFLGNAMFDQETTFFGPNSTPIPPYKIAGLPFSNYVKLALDYRPLYRINENNKLAARADFGIAVPYWNSVVNPYVKQFYVGGPYDIRAFPIRKMGPGAYFPYDIVDNVATPKLEDQTADIKIVMSLEYRFKIIAVLQGALFCDVGNIWTINEDEFRPGSKFNFSTFLNQMAVGPGAGLRVDLNYFIFRFDWAYPLYDPGIDGPQGQAFAKEGVILPEKKPVFNFAIGYPF
- a CDS encoding RNA methyltransferase, which gives rise to MKDVILYAMLSDAQLKKIQSLKLKKYRQKYSEFLIEGHKLVLEALHLKTGLQHVVATRDWITNHSSLFSADISLIEALPHQIKKISSLSTAPEVIAVIKIPQLLVEIEKNTGWILALDNINDPGNLGTIIRTAEWFGITTILCSEECADCYNGKTVQASMGSVLRMQIIYTPLKEKLLELQLPVYAACLNGESSTKISFPQAGILIIGSESHGISEALLQISNYIITIPGTGNSESLNAAVACGILLAEINR